The Methanocella arvoryzae MRE50 genome includes a region encoding these proteins:
- a CDS encoding sugar phosphate isomerase/epimerase family protein has product MRTVRIGFSTLSLFWKTPPEWAEAARTDGFGSIEILCEGPQWPRQADKDTIRESIAGSGIDLYLHSPTIDLNPASMNPGIREETLRQLRETADLAAAIGASCLTTHPGIVHKDKVRNVGVEFAKQVLGEAADYARSAGVTLSIENMPASKQYLCNTPEELSDFRAHCGCGVTIDVGHAILCAEPQEFLRMPEISYLHVNDNMGERDQHLCPGEGILDLKMLRGQDRMIIEIDDYGKVLKGREAILRSIMPA; this is encoded by the coding sequence ATGAGAACCGTCCGGATCGGGTTTTCCACCCTCTCGCTCTTCTGGAAGACGCCGCCCGAATGGGCTGAGGCGGCCAGGACAGACGGGTTCGGCTCCATCGAGATCCTCTGCGAAGGCCCCCAGTGGCCCAGACAGGCGGATAAAGATACGATCAGGGAAAGTATTGCAGGCTCCGGCATTGACCTCTACCTGCACTCCCCGACGATAGACCTGAACCCGGCCAGCATGAATCCCGGCATACGTGAGGAAACGCTGCGCCAGCTTCGGGAAACGGCTGACCTTGCAGCCGCCATCGGCGCCTCCTGCCTGACGACGCACCCGGGCATCGTTCACAAGGACAAAGTCCGCAATGTCGGTGTGGAGTTCGCAAAACAGGTGCTCGGGGAGGCCGCTGACTACGCGAGGTCTGCCGGGGTGACGCTGTCCATTGAGAACATGCCTGCCTCAAAGCAGTATCTGTGCAATACGCCTGAAGAGCTATCTGATTTCCGGGCTCATTGCGGTTGCGGCGTTACAATCGATGTCGGCCACGCGATCCTGTGCGCAGAGCCACAGGAATTCCTGCGGATGCCTGAAATCTCCTACCTGCATGTCAACGATAACATGGGCGAACGTGATCAGCATCTTTGCCCGGGAGAAGGCATCCTCGACCTGAAAATGTTGCGGGGCCAGGACCGGATGATCATAGAGATCGACGACTACGGCAAGGTACTTAAAGGCCGTGAGGCTATACTGCGCTCAATAATGCCGGCGTAA
- a CDS encoding YkgJ family cysteine cluster protein: MSGDIRPFECAMCGQCCANQDLIQLTSYELFRLAERLNTPPAELFSRYCEIGETSLNPMIHMYIRTVEQRCPFLDGKLCSVHDARPYACRAYPKRQPYLKAGEMKAFVRSKYPMLEATCDLFKLDDTVEMIGDADVLTDQTIAYMTDELYFNTIRPEHVDLTVPYDVTDSFLRDGVMREIVLTHLARPYLGSLADSPLTGIIAMTLQARVWGAGVSFVRQPSDISVQEDARIGQYLLAKTDATSVEALRALVESGRMDLGRTFFAAGTTGDKVRISAVHGSSADKVAIGFQIEADAAAVERLSAGGARPVYVFFLPEDGSSTRAVGLAIGG, translated from the coding sequence ATGAGTGGTGACATCAGACCCTTCGAGTGTGCGATGTGCGGCCAGTGCTGCGCTAACCAGGACCTGATCCAGCTGACGTCGTACGAGCTGTTCCGGCTGGCAGAGCGCCTGAATACCCCGCCGGCGGAGCTTTTCAGCCGTTACTGTGAGATCGGAGAGACTTCGCTAAACCCGATGATCCACATGTACATCCGGACGGTAGAGCAGCGGTGCCCGTTTTTAGACGGGAAGCTGTGCAGCGTACACGACGCCCGTCCTTATGCTTGTCGCGCATATCCCAAGCGGCAGCCGTACCTTAAAGCCGGGGAGATGAAGGCGTTTGTCAGGTCGAAATACCCCATGCTCGAGGCGACCTGCGACCTCTTCAAGCTGGACGACACGGTGGAGATGATAGGAGATGCAGACGTGCTGACCGATCAGACGATCGCCTACATGACGGACGAGCTTTACTTTAATACCATCAGGCCCGAACACGTAGATCTCACCGTGCCCTACGACGTCACTGACTCATTCCTGCGCGACGGGGTCATGAGAGAGATCGTGCTCACTCACCTCGCCCGGCCTTATCTCGGATCGCTGGCCGACAGCCCGCTGACGGGCATTATTGCGATGACACTGCAGGCCCGTGTCTGGGGCGCGGGAGTCTCCTTCGTCCGCCAGCCGTCTGACATCTCCGTCCAGGAAGACGCCCGGATCGGCCAGTACCTGCTGGCGAAAACAGATGCGACTTCCGTGGAAGCGCTCCGCGCCCTGGTGGAAAGCGGCCGGATGGACCTCGGAAGGACCTTCTTCGCCGCCGGTACGACAGGCGACAAAGTCCGGATCAGCGCGGTTCACGGGTCTTCCGCAGATAAAGTTGCCATAGGGTTCCAGATAGAAGCCGACGCCGCTGCGGTAGAGCGCCTCTCCGCCGGCGGAGCACGCCCCGTATACGTGTTCTTCCTGCCAGAAGACGGGTCTTCGACCAGAGCGGTCGGGCTCGCTATCGGGGGATGA
- a CDS encoding PAS domain-containing sensor histidine kinase — MAGKEILYGNEETFKFVVDHILEIMIVMDTSHRITFVNKGFFRITGFAIEETVGKNITDFLVDARPGAIEELFHRLDEQPESPPILIRKKDGETIWVVVAQSGIRSDDGHLIGLLWSAADVRRLMETEDRLRKANERINLYLSLITHDMSNLNQIALSHLEYALSALALKEEEKKWISAPLDAIRRSSKLIQTMRTLQKIEVTSLKLVPLDLCRMISEVLPIYSHIPGRNIAINFVPGHDCMVLANELISQVFSNILDNAVKHSPPDRDLTIDIRVEHTKVKDQAYSMAIIEDNGPGIPDELKARLFRVPLSRGEHQVRGGLGLYLVGRLIESARGQIRVEDRVPGDHTKGTKFVIMLPAAN, encoded by the coding sequence TTGGCGGGCAAAGAGATATTGTACGGAAACGAGGAGACCTTTAAGTTCGTCGTAGACCACATTCTGGAAATCATGATCGTGATGGATACGAGCCACCGGATCACTTTCGTAAACAAGGGTTTCTTCAGGATAACAGGATTTGCCATTGAAGAAACCGTAGGCAAGAATATTACCGACTTCTTAGTCGACGCCCGGCCCGGCGCAATCGAAGAATTGTTCCATCGACTCGATGAACAGCCCGAAAGCCCGCCGATACTGATCCGCAAGAAAGACGGGGAAACAATATGGGTCGTAGTGGCTCAATCCGGGATCCGCTCCGACGATGGGCACTTAATCGGCCTGCTCTGGTCTGCCGCCGACGTGAGACGCCTGATGGAAACTGAGGACAGGCTCAGAAAGGCTAACGAGCGGATTAACCTGTATCTCAGCCTGATAACACACGACATGAGCAACCTCAACCAGATAGCCCTGTCGCACCTCGAATATGCTTTATCAGCGCTGGCGCTTAAAGAGGAAGAGAAGAAATGGATATCGGCGCCACTGGATGCAATACGGAGAAGTTCGAAGTTGATACAGACGATGAGGACATTACAGAAAATAGAGGTCACCAGCCTGAAACTGGTTCCTCTGGATCTGTGCAGGATGATCTCAGAGGTATTGCCCATATACTCCCATATCCCGGGCAGAAACATCGCCATCAACTTTGTGCCAGGGCATGATTGTATGGTCCTGGCGAACGAGCTTATTAGCCAGGTATTCTCCAATATCCTGGACAATGCCGTTAAGCACTCACCGCCAGACAGGGATCTGACCATCGACATCAGGGTAGAGCACACAAAGGTAAAGGATCAGGCCTACTCAATGGCCATCATAGAGGACAATGGCCCGGGCATTCCCGACGAGCTTAAAGCCCGGCTGTTCCGCGTCCCTTTAAGCAGGGGCGAACATCAGGTCCGGGGAGGGCTGGGATTATACCTTGTCGGAAGGCTGATCGAGTCCGCCCGGGGGCAAATCAGGGTAGAAGATCGGGTGCCCGGCGACCACACGAAGGGCACTAAGTTCGTGATCATGTTGCCGGCCGCGAACTAG
- a CDS encoding SprT family zinc-dependent metalloprotease, which produces MEYDRALRMEIMNGYLSDTRERFENINKVYFDNRIPDIMLRISDRLLSRIGYAHSNPLGIVLSYRYMDKYGWEVMDEVLKHEVAHIYAFHFYGERGHRGHNFRSACEMMNVSPTARTNELFVERDKWHYRCRACGQTYSTYRPFSTVQFCDCGEKSDERMLIKITKDQMTIPLQEFRAHIRPKITVYKCTQCGREVRRYKRWSEKHSCAICHPGEYDESCLMQLVK; this is translated from the coding sequence ATGGAATACGATCGGGCTTTGAGAATGGAGATAATGAACGGGTACCTCAGCGATACCCGGGAACGGTTCGAAAACATCAATAAGGTTTACTTTGATAACCGGATTCCGGACATCATGCTCCGGATCAGCGACCGGCTGCTGAGCCGTATCGGCTATGCCCACAGCAACCCGCTTGGCATCGTCCTTTCCTACCGGTACATGGACAAGTACGGGTGGGAAGTGATGGACGAGGTGCTGAAGCACGAGGTCGCTCACATTTACGCATTTCACTTCTATGGCGAGCGGGGTCACCGCGGCCACAATTTCCGCAGCGCCTGCGAGATGATGAACGTCTCCCCTACAGCAAGGACGAATGAGCTGTTCGTAGAACGGGATAAGTGGCACTACCGCTGCCGCGCCTGCGGACAGACCTACTCCACTTACCGGCCTTTCAGCACCGTCCAGTTCTGCGACTGCGGCGAAAAGTCGGACGAGAGAATGTTGATCAAGATCACCAAGGATCAGATGACTATCCCCCTGCAGGAGTTCCGCGCCCACATCCGCCCGAAGATCACCGTTTACAAGTGTACCCAGTGCGGGAGAGAAGTCAGGCGGTACAAACGCTGGTCAGAGAAGCACTCCTGCGCAATCTGCCACCCGGGCGAGTACGACGAGAGCTGCCTGATGCAGCTCGTGAAATAA
- a CDS encoding ISL3-like element ISArch12 family transposase: MSKRCKYSMVFSTVYNFPGFKIVGLSVMTMLVGMVVIQLGRSKHKVRCPCCNRVVKRFEGSYGRLVRHLDFSGFECYLYFEEYKLHCKCGYRGYEDVGFVRDYSNCTRAYEAYVGRLCDHMSVKEAASFVGLDWKTVKNIDKESIRSALKGLSEVHPVRIGVDEIAYQKGHKYLTVVRDVDHGYVLWVGLDRKKETLNAFFQELGPEKCQLIKVAVMDMWDPFIASVKEYTRADIVFDKFHVAKKVNEALDSIRRHEFRNAGKDEQKEFKKKRFLILLRNENVPPDRRETLNSLLEKNQTLYSAYVLKEQLLSILDEKCYDVAIRRLETWKANVQESGIQEYDKVVKTINNYLYGIHNYFKHGVTNAASEGFNNKIGLIKRRAYGFRDIEYFMLKIIKICGL, from the coding sequence ATGAGTAAACGATGCAAATACTCGATGGTATTCAGTACCGTGTATAATTTTCCAGGCTTTAAGATTGTTGGTCTGAGCGTGATGACCATGCTGGTTGGCATGGTGGTCATCCAGCTCGGACGATCGAAGCATAAGGTCCGGTGTCCTTGCTGTAACCGTGTGGTGAAACGTTTTGAAGGCTCGTATGGCCGGCTTGTCCGTCACCTGGACTTCTCGGGGTTCGAATGCTACCTGTACTTTGAGGAGTACAAATTGCATTGTAAATGTGGGTACCGTGGGTATGAGGATGTGGGTTTCGTAAGGGATTACAGTAATTGTACAAGGGCGTATGAAGCGTATGTGGGCCGTCTCTGTGATCATATGAGTGTGAAAGAAGCGGCGAGCTTTGTAGGGTTGGACTGGAAGACGGTTAAGAACATCGATAAAGAATCTATTCGGTCAGCCCTGAAGGGTTTGTCCGAGGTGCATCCTGTCAGGATTGGTGTTGATGAGATCGCTTATCAGAAAGGGCATAAATATCTCACGGTCGTCCGTGACGTGGACCATGGTTATGTCCTCTGGGTTGGCCTGGACCGTAAGAAGGAGACTCTGAACGCCTTCTTCCAGGAGCTTGGACCTGAGAAATGTCAGTTGATCAAGGTGGCAGTTATGGATATGTGGGATCCCTTTATCGCTAGTGTGAAAGAGTACACGAGGGCGGACATCGTCTTCGACAAGTTCCATGTCGCTAAAAAGGTGAACGAAGCGTTGGATTCGATACGCCGACACGAGTTCAGGAATGCTGGTAAGGATGAGCAGAAGGAGTTCAAGAAAAAACGTTTCCTGATCCTCCTGAGAAACGAGAATGTGCCACCTGACCGACGAGAAACCCTCAACAGTCTCCTGGAGAAGAATCAGACCCTGTACAGTGCATATGTGCTAAAAGAGCAACTCCTCAGCATCCTGGACGAAAAATGCTACGATGTCGCCATACGACGATTGGAAACCTGGAAGGCCAATGTTCAGGAGTCCGGCATACAAGAATACGACAAAGTGGTGAAGACCATTAACAATTACCTGTACGGCATCCACAACTACTTCAAACACGGAGTGACGAATGCCGCCAGCGAGGGGTTCAACAATAAGATCGGGCTCATCAAACGTAGAGCATACGGTTTCCGGGACATCGAATACTTCATGCTAAAAATAATAAAAATATGCGGCCTCTAA
- a CDS encoding MFS transporter, whose amino-acid sequence MLDYIRALKNSTFNARAFVIFTFLMSLYIGIYNVIFNLYVIKLGYTEQFLGLIISASMISTGLFAFPAAQCCDRMGSKMCLVTSGLLTSVTLYLLYTVTSADLLLVLSILNGILGAIPTVIGHPFLVENSSRENRLHVFSISFGTIMAATIIGTSAGGYLPQLCQAFFGLQEIGVDAYRYTLMISLAIAALSVVPLIFIKDRKKPCSVKGDMKTFVRRLAESRVVRQLVLISCLIGMGAGLIVPFFNVYFNKVLYATTGEIGIIFSLAQISMVASAVIVPYLARRIGKVRMIALSYLCSIPFLVMLALTSNLYLAGAAYVLRMLFMNMSSPISNSFSMEIVDAEDMASVSSLTSTGNYIAISIGSLIAGVLMSWGAYTMPYYSACIFYGLAAVLYFKFFRRYEEKAETPLREVEVSM is encoded by the coding sequence ATGTTAGACTATATACGCGCGTTGAAAAACTCGACATTTAACGCCAGGGCCTTCGTCATATTCACCTTTTTGATGTCCCTTTATATAGGCATCTACAACGTCATCTTCAACCTGTACGTGATCAAGCTCGGGTACACCGAGCAGTTCCTGGGGCTAATCATCTCCGCCTCTATGATCTCTACCGGCCTGTTCGCCTTTCCAGCAGCCCAGTGCTGCGATCGCATGGGCAGCAAGATGTGCCTGGTCACATCGGGCCTGCTGACCTCAGTCACACTCTATCTGCTGTATACGGTCACGTCCGCTGACCTGTTGCTGGTGCTGAGCATCCTGAACGGCATCCTGGGCGCCATTCCTACGGTTATAGGCCACCCGTTTCTGGTCGAGAACAGCTCCCGGGAAAACCGCCTGCACGTGTTCAGCATCAGCTTCGGCACTATCATGGCGGCCACCATTATTGGCACCTCGGCAGGCGGCTATCTGCCCCAGCTATGCCAGGCCTTTTTCGGGCTGCAGGAGATCGGGGTCGACGCATACAGGTATACCCTGATGATCTCTCTGGCTATAGCTGCGCTGAGCGTCGTGCCGCTGATCTTCATCAAGGACCGCAAGAAGCCCTGTTCTGTGAAGGGTGATATGAAAACCTTTGTCCGCAGGCTTGCCGAGTCCAGAGTAGTCCGGCAACTTGTGCTGATCAGCTGCCTGATCGGCATGGGTGCAGGCCTTATCGTCCCGTTCTTCAACGTCTACTTTAATAAAGTGCTCTATGCGACCACGGGGGAGATCGGCATCATCTTCTCCCTGGCGCAGATCTCAATGGTCGCGAGTGCTGTCATCGTGCCCTATCTGGCCCGCCGCATAGGCAAAGTCAGGATGATCGCGCTCTCCTACCTCTGCTCTATACCCTTTCTCGTAATGCTGGCCCTGACATCTAACCTCTACCTTGCCGGGGCGGCCTACGTGCTGCGTATGCTGTTCATGAACATGTCCTCCCCGATAAGCAACAGCTTTTCCATGGAGATCGTCGACGCTGAGGACATGGCCTCCGTCTCCAGCCTCACTTCTACCGGGAACTACATAGCGATCTCCATTGGCTCGCTGATCGCCGGCGTCCTGATGTCCTGGGGGGCTTACACGATGCCGTACTACAGCGCCTGCATCTTTTACGGCCTTGCCGCCGTCCTCTACTTCAAATTCTTCCGCAGGTATGAGGAGAAGGCCGAGACCCCGCTCCGGGAAGTGGAGGTCAGCATGTAG
- a CDS encoding GNAT family N-acetyltransferase, with protein sequence MRTDTVSFEEIGEEHLDAVLGIYNHYVLNTTATFHAHAFGRDEFRELVFFDNPRYRTYVIKEAGIICGYVLLTQHKKREAYDETAEVTVYLAPGSVGKGLGSRALQFIEQVAVERGIHVLVATICGENARSIGLFEKNGYDKCAHYREVGRKFGQRLDVVAYQKIIG encoded by the coding sequence ATGCGTACGGACACTGTCAGCTTTGAGGAAATCGGAGAAGAGCACCTCGACGCGGTGCTGGGCATCTACAACCACTATGTCTTGAACACGACCGCCACCTTCCACGCCCACGCGTTCGGAAGAGACGAGTTCAGGGAGCTGGTGTTCTTCGACAACCCGCGGTACCGGACTTACGTGATAAAGGAAGCTGGCATCATCTGCGGCTACGTTTTGCTGACGCAGCACAAGAAGCGGGAAGCGTACGACGAAACTGCCGAGGTGACCGTATACCTGGCCCCGGGCAGCGTCGGGAAAGGCCTCGGAAGCAGGGCGCTGCAGTTCATCGAACAGGTAGCAGTAGAGCGCGGGATTCACGTGCTGGTCGCCACGATCTGCGGGGAAAATGCCCGGAGCATCGGGCTGTTTGAGAAAAACGGCTACGATAAGTGTGCCCATTACAGAGAGGTCGGCCGGAAGTTCGGGCAGCGGCTCGATGTGGTCGCCTACCAGAAAATCATCGGCTAA